The Pasteurella multocida genome contains a region encoding:
- the rlmE gene encoding 23S rRNA (uridine(2552)-2'-O)-methyltransferase RlmE: MGKKKRSASSSRWLNEHFKDPFVQKAHKQKLRSRAYFKLDEIQQTDRLFKPGMTVVDLGAAPGGWSQYVVSQIGGAGRIIACDILEMDPIVGVDFLQGDFRDEKVLAALLARVGEGKVDVVMSDMAPNFSGMPSVDIPRAMYLVELALDMCKQVLATKGSFVVKVFQGEGFDEYLREIRSLFSVVKVRKPEASRGRSREVYIVATGYKG; the protein is encoded by the coding sequence ATGGGAAAGAAAAAACGTTCAGCGAGTTCTTCTCGCTGGCTAAATGAGCATTTTAAAGATCCGTTTGTCCAGAAAGCACATAAACAAAAATTGCGTTCACGTGCCTATTTTAAGTTAGATGAGATCCAACAAACTGATCGTTTATTCAAGCCCGGTATGACCGTGGTCGATTTAGGTGCAGCGCCGGGTGGCTGGTCACAATATGTCGTTAGCCAAATAGGTGGTGCGGGACGCATTATCGCCTGTGATATTTTGGAAATGGATCCGATTGTAGGCGTCGATTTTTTACAAGGCGACTTTCGAGATGAAAAGGTGTTAGCAGCGTTATTAGCGCGTGTTGGTGAAGGTAAAGTGGACGTGGTGATGTCAGATATGGCGCCTAATTTTAGTGGTATGCCGTCGGTAGATATTCCGCGTGCGATGTATTTAGTTGAGCTGGCACTGGATATGTGTAAACAAGTGCTTGCGACAAAAGGCAGTTTTGTCGTAAAAGTTTTTCAGGGTGAAGGTTTTGATGAATACTTGAGAGAAATTCGTTCTCTCTTTAGTGTTGTAAAAGTGCGGAAACCTGAGGCTTCTCGAGGTCGTTCTCGTGAGGTGTATATTGTTGCAACCGGTTATAAAGGATAG
- the ftsH gene encoding ATP-dependent zinc metalloprotease FtsH, with protein sequence MVKNLVLWIVVAVVMMTAYQGFNSSSSGNTTDYTTFITDLGNDQIRQARFDYNEIFVTKTDGSKYTTVMPLNDDKLLNDLLNKKVKVEGTLPEKRGLFSQILISWFPMLLLIGVWFFFMRQMQGGGSKAMSFGKSRARMMTQEQIKTTFADVAGCDEAKEEVGEIVDFLRDPGKFQKLGGKIPKGILMVGPPGTGKTLLAKAIAGEAKVPFFTISGSDFVEMFVGVGASRVRDMFEQAKKNAPCLIFIDEIDAVGRQRGAGLGGGHDEREQTLNQMLVEMDGFEGNEGVIVIAATNRPDVLDPALTRPGRFDRQVVVGLPDVRGREQILKVHMRRVPIAPDVDAMTLARGTPGYSGADLANLVNEAALFAARTNKRLVTMLEFEKAKDKINMGPERRTMIMTEKQKESTAYHEAGHAIVGYIVPEHDPVHKVTIIPRGRALGVTFFLPEGDQVSISQKQLESKLSTLYAGRLAEDLIYGEENISTGASNDIKVATNIARNMVTQWGFSEKLGPILYSEDDGEVFLGRSMAKAKHMSDETAHLIDEEVRAIVTRNYERARQILIDNMDILHAMKDALVKYETIEEEQIEQLMKRQPVTPPSGWDENEPTTQTKAGTKVSPEPKGAVETEQDSEHQSPSDK encoded by the coding sequence ATGGTAAAAAATTTAGTCCTTTGGATTGTGGTAGCTGTGGTAATGATGACTGCATACCAAGGCTTTAATTCAAGTTCGTCAGGAAATACCACTGACTATACAACCTTCATTACAGATTTAGGTAACGATCAAATTCGTCAAGCCCGTTTTGATTACAATGAAATTTTTGTTACCAAAACCGATGGCAGCAAATATACGACAGTCATGCCGTTAAATGACGATAAATTACTCAATGATTTGCTCAATAAGAAAGTTAAGGTAGAAGGAACCTTACCAGAAAAACGGGGTTTATTCTCACAAATCTTAATTTCTTGGTTCCCAATGCTTTTACTCATCGGGGTTTGGTTCTTCTTTATGCGTCAGATGCAAGGCGGTGGCAGTAAAGCTATGAGCTTTGGTAAAAGCCGTGCTCGAATGATGACGCAAGAGCAAATTAAAACCACTTTTGCTGATGTTGCGGGTTGTGATGAAGCCAAAGAAGAAGTAGGCGAAATTGTTGATTTCTTACGTGATCCAGGTAAGTTCCAAAAACTTGGCGGTAAAATCCCTAAAGGGATTTTAATGGTAGGACCACCGGGCACGGGTAAAACCTTATTAGCTAAAGCGATCGCAGGTGAAGCTAAAGTACCTTTCTTTACTATTTCAGGTTCAGATTTCGTTGAAATGTTCGTGGGTGTCGGTGCGTCGCGTGTCCGTGATATGTTTGAACAAGCGAAGAAAAATGCACCTTGTTTGATCTTCATTGATGAGATTGATGCCGTTGGTCGCCAACGTGGTGCCGGTTTAGGTGGTGGACACGATGAACGTGAACAAACATTAAACCAAATGTTGGTGGAAATGGATGGCTTTGAAGGGAATGAAGGCGTTATCGTGATTGCGGCGACGAACCGTCCAGATGTCCTTGACCCAGCATTAACCCGTCCAGGACGTTTCGACCGTCAAGTAGTAGTAGGTTTACCTGATGTGCGTGGTCGTGAACAAATCTTAAAAGTACATATGCGTCGTGTTCCGATTGCACCAGACGTCGATGCGATGACACTTGCGCGTGGTACACCAGGTTATTCTGGTGCGGATTTGGCAAACTTAGTCAACGAAGCCGCGTTATTTGCAGCACGTACAAATAAACGTTTGGTCACTATGCTTGAGTTTGAAAAAGCGAAAGATAAAATCAATATGGGACCGGAGCGCCGTACTATGATCATGACGGAGAAGCAGAAAGAATCGACTGCTTATCATGAAGCGGGACACGCCATTGTCGGTTATATCGTGCCAGAACATGATCCCGTACATAAAGTCACGATTATTCCTCGTGGTCGTGCATTGGGAGTGACCTTCTTCTTACCTGAGGGCGATCAAGTCAGTATCAGTCAAAAACAATTAGAAAGTAAACTTTCCACATTGTATGCAGGACGTCTGGCGGAAGATTTGATTTATGGTGAAGAGAATATTTCAACTGGAGCCTCAAACGATATTAAAGTGGCAACTAATATTGCCCGTAACATGGTAACCCAATGGGGATTCTCAGAAAAATTAGGTCCAATTCTTTATTCAGAAGATGATGGTGAAGTATTCTTAGGACGTTCAATGGCAAAAGCAAAACATATGTCAGATGAAACCGCACATCTTATCGATGAGGAAGTCCGTGCCATTGTGACACGTAACTATGAACGTGCAAGACAGATTCTGATTGATAATATGGATATTTTACATGCCATGAAAGATGCGTTAGTGAAATATGAAACCATTGAAGAAGAACAGATTGAGCAGCTGATGAAACGTCAACCTGTTACACCGCCATCGGGCTGGGACGAAAACGAACCGACTACGCAAACTAAAGCGGGGACAAAAGTTTCTCCAGAACCGAAAGGTGCGGTAGAAACGGAACAAGATTCCGAACATCAATCGCCTTCGGATAAATAA
- the folP gene encoding dihydropteroate synthase — translation MKLYANNKVLDLSTPQIMGILNFTPDSFSDSGQFFALDKALFHVESMLNAGAAIIDIGGESTRPMAEEVTLEQELARVIPVVEAVRQNFDCWISVDTSKAEVMKEAAQVGMDLINDIRALREPNALLTAAELDLPVCIMHMQGEPRTMQQNPYYEDVVAEVFAFLQTRSVECISAGIRQENIIWDMGFGFGKNVVHNYKLLQNLAHFCAAGFPVLAGLSRKSMIGNVLDKAVEDRVVGSVAGALIAVMHGAAIVRVHDVEHTADALKIWQATMNA, via the coding sequence ATGAAATTATACGCAAACAATAAAGTATTAGACTTATCTACGCCCCAAATCATGGGGATTTTAAATTTCACACCGGATTCCTTTTCAGACAGTGGTCAATTCTTTGCATTAGACAAAGCCCTTTTTCATGTAGAGAGCATGTTAAATGCAGGGGCGGCGATCATCGATATTGGTGGTGAGTCAACGCGCCCTATGGCAGAAGAAGTGACGCTTGAACAAGAATTAGCTCGTGTTATTCCTGTGGTTGAAGCGGTGCGCCAGAACTTTGATTGCTGGATTTCTGTGGACACGTCGAAAGCCGAAGTGATGAAAGAAGCCGCTCAAGTAGGAATGGATCTGATCAATGATATTCGTGCACTACGTGAGCCAAATGCATTACTCACTGCAGCGGAACTGGATTTACCAGTATGTATTATGCATATGCAAGGAGAGCCCCGTACTATGCAGCAGAATCCGTATTATGAGGATGTCGTGGCTGAAGTTTTCGCCTTTTTACAAACGCGTTCTGTAGAATGTATAAGCGCGGGCATTCGGCAAGAAAATATTATTTGGGATATGGGTTTTGGCTTTGGTAAAAACGTTGTACATAACTATAAATTATTGCAAAACTTAGCGCACTTTTGTGCTGCAGGCTTTCCGGTATTAGCGGGCTTATCCCGAAAATCTATGATTGGGAATGTGTTAGATAAAGCGGTAGAAGACCGTGTTGTTGGGAGTGTTGCTGGTGCGTTAATTGCAGTGATGCATGGTGCAGCAATTGTACGTGTGCATGATGTCGAACACACAGCGGATGCGCTCAAAATTTGGCAAGCAACAATGAATGCTTAA
- the glmM gene encoding phosphoglucosamine mutase, with the protein MAERKYFGTDGVRGKVGTFPITPDFALKLGWAAGKVLATQGSRTVLIGKDTRISGYMLESALEAGLAAAGLSAAFTGPMPTPAIAYLTRTFRAEAGIVISASHNPYYDNGIKFFSAQGTKLPDDVEEAIEAMLDEPMDCVESAELGRASRINDAVGRYIEFCKGTFPAHLSLENYKIVVDCAHGATYHIAPNVMRELGAEVIEIGAKPNGLNINEKCGATDIKALQEKVLEVKADVGLAYDGDGDRLIMVDHLGNKVDGDQVLFIIAREALRAGHLKGGVVGTLMSNMSLELALKQLGIPFVRANVGDRYVLEKMQEKGWLLGGENSGHIIILDKNTTGDGIIASLAVLSAMVQHNLSLNELASAVPLFPQVLINVRFAGGDNPLESAAVKVVAAEVEKRLAGKGRILLRKSGTEPLIRVMVECEDGALAQQCAEQIADVVRAN; encoded by the coding sequence ATGGCAGAACGTAAGTATTTTGGTACAGATGGTGTCCGTGGCAAAGTGGGAACATTCCCGATTACCCCTGATTTTGCTTTAAAATTGGGTTGGGCTGCCGGCAAAGTCTTGGCGACGCAAGGGTCAAGAACCGTATTAATTGGTAAAGATACACGTATTTCGGGGTATATGTTGGAATCGGCACTTGAAGCGGGTTTAGCGGCGGCAGGGCTTTCAGCAGCGTTCACCGGACCGATGCCAACGCCGGCTATTGCTTATTTAACACGCACATTTCGTGCAGAAGCGGGGATCGTCATCTCGGCATCGCACAACCCTTATTATGATAATGGCATTAAGTTTTTTTCTGCCCAAGGGACAAAATTACCAGATGATGTAGAAGAAGCGATTGAAGCTATGCTGGATGAACCGATGGATTGTGTCGAATCTGCGGAGCTTGGTCGAGCAAGTCGGATTAATGATGCGGTAGGACGTTATATTGAGTTTTGTAAAGGAACGTTTCCCGCTCACCTGAGTTTAGAAAACTATAAAATTGTTGTGGATTGTGCCCATGGTGCAACTTATCACATTGCACCGAATGTAATGCGTGAACTGGGCGCGGAAGTGATAGAAATCGGTGCTAAGCCAAATGGGCTGAATATCAATGAGAAATGTGGTGCCACCGATATCAAAGCACTGCAAGAGAAAGTGCTTGAAGTGAAAGCCGATGTGGGACTCGCCTATGATGGTGATGGAGACCGTTTAATTATGGTTGACCATTTAGGCAATAAAGTCGATGGTGATCAAGTTTTATTTATTATTGCGCGTGAAGCTTTACGTGCAGGTCATTTAAAAGGTGGTGTGGTGGGCACCTTAATGAGTAATATGAGTCTTGAGCTTGCGTTAAAACAGTTAGGCATTCCGTTTGTTCGTGCCAATGTGGGTGACCGTTATGTGTTGGAGAAAATGCAAGAAAAAGGCTGGTTATTGGGTGGGGAAAACTCCGGGCATATTATTATTTTAGATAAAAACACCACTGGAGATGGCATTATTGCTTCCTTAGCCGTATTAAGTGCGATGGTACAGCATAACTTATCTTTAAATGAGTTAGCCAGTGCGGTGCCACTGTTCCCACAAGTGTTAATTAATGTGCGTTTTGCTGGGGGAGATAATCCACTCGAAAGCGCTGCGGTAAAAGTAGTTGCAGCAGAGGTTGAAAAACGTTTGGCAGGTAAA